Sequence from the Flavobacterium sp. TR2 genome:
TACAGTTGCTTCTTCAAAAGATGATCAAGGTGTAAATGAGTACAAAACAAATAGCTCTAAATTTGGTGCATTTGTACGTTACACAATGCCATTAAGTCAAACTTTCTCAGTATTCGCAGATTTAGGAGCTGGTTTCCAAAATCAAACTGAAAAAGATTACGTTGGATCAAACTACACAAAATATAAAGCAGATGGAATGTATATTGGTGTAACTCCAGCTCTTTTCATTAACATGAAAAATGGTTTTGGTCTTAACTTCAGCATTGGTGGTTTAGGATACGAAACATTAAATTACGATAACAACGGTCCAGATGTTAGCAGATTTAATTTCAACTTTGGTAAAACAGCAAGCATTGGAATTTCTAAAAACTTCTAATCTTTAGTTTTTATATTCAATTTCAGAAAGCGCTCCAATCGGAGCGCTTTTTTTGTAATCATTTCTTATCGATAACTTAAAATTTAATCGGTTTAGACTGAATTGTTTTTAATAAAAGGTTAAGAAAATAATTACGATTCTATATTGGTATTTTAATTGTTTGCTGTATGTGAAATCTTAATAAATATCACTTATGAAAAAAATGCTACTTATTCTTGCACTAGCTATGGTTAGCTTTGCAAATGCCCAAAAGGGAACAGTTTTAGTTGGAGGAGATATTAGTTATAACTCTGAAAAAATTGAACGCGCAGTTGCGCCTACGAAAACAGATGCTTTTGCTTTTTCTCCAAAAGTAGGGTATCAATTTCACGAGAATTGGACAGTGGGAGGCGAATTTTCTTTAGCGTCTTCAAAATCTACTATTGGAGAAGGAGAAGGAAAATATACTGCATATAAAGCAGGTGCATTTGTACGTTATACAATGCCATTAAACGAAACTTTCTCAGTTTTTGCTGATCTAGGCATTGGCTATCAAAATCAAAAAGATAAAAATTATGAGAACGGATCACTTGTTTCTAAAAATGATGGCAATGGCATTTACACGGGCGTAACTCCAGCTCTTTTTATTAATATGAAAAAAGGTTTTGGTCTAAACTTCAGTATTGGCGGATTAGGTTACGAGACCTTAAATTATGACATAAGCGGCAACGATGTTGATTACAGTAAGTTTTTTGTCAATTTTGGAAAAACAGTAAGTATCGGAATTTCTAAAAACTTTTAGTTTTCAAATTTTATATCAATAAGAAGAGGCTGTCTTAAAAGGACAGCTTTTTTTATGGGATAGAATATTTATAAAATTTATTTTACTTATAAAATCCCAGCGGGATGAGATATTTATAGAATTGTAATGAGACAAATGAAAGAAGCTCCAGAGGAGCGACATATTTTTTCTCCATTTTTAAAATATGTCGCTCCTCCGAGGCTTACCAAACAAAAGATTTATCATTTTTGAGACAACTACATTTTTTTGTACTCGCAGCTTATGAAAATTAAGACTTGTGGCTTAGCCCCGATAGGAACGTTATCCTTTTATGGTGGGGTTCACCATAAAAGATATAGTGGATAGCGGGACAGCAGTTGTTTTGAAAATCTAGTTCTCTTGCTTCTAAAAAAAATAATGCCAACACAATGAAGCCGAACCGAATCATAACTAATATTCGGCCTCATTTGCTGGCATAAAAACAAAAAATATTTAAAAGAAATTAAGTCACAGGATTTTCTACAGCTGTTCGCATTTCTTGGGCTGCGGCAACCATTTCGATCAGTGCTTTTTTGGTCTCGTCCCAATGGCGGGTTTTTAAACCGCAATCTGGATTTACCCACAATTGATCTACTGGAATTACTGCTGAAGCTTTTTCGAGCAGTCGAACCATCTCTGCGCTTGATGGGACGCGTGGAGAGTGAATGTCATAAACTCCAGGCCCAATTTCGTTTGGATATTTAAAGTCTGCGAAAGCGTCTAGAAGTTCCATTTGCGAGCGCGAACATTCGATCGTGATAACGTCTGCATCCATGTCGGCAATGTTTTGAATGATGTCGTTGAACTCGCTATAGCACATATGCGTGTGTATTTGCGTATCATCGTTTACGCCGCTTGCAGAAATTCTGAAAGCGCGAACTGCCCAATCTAAATATTTTGCCCATTCTTCTTTTCTTAACGGAAGGCCTTCACGAATGGCAGGTTCATCAATCTGAATGATTTTGATTCCGGCTTTTTCCAAATCCACAACTTCGTCGCGAATAGCCAAAGCAATTTGCGTGCAAGTTTCAGAACGAGGCTGATCGTTTCGTACAAACGACCATTGCAGGATAGTTACAGGTCCTGTAAGCATTCCTTTTACCCATTTTGGAGTTAAAGACTGTGCGTATTGCGACCATTTTACCGTCATCGGGTTTGGTCTTGAAACGTCTCCGTAAATAACAGGCGGTTTTACGCAACGGCTTCCGTAACTCTGAACCCAGCCGTTTTTGGTAAAAGTAAATCCAGATAATTGCTCTCCAAAATATTCTACCATATCGTTGCGTTCAAACTCACCATGAACTAGAACATCAATTCCGGTTTCTTCTTGAAAACGGATGGTTGCCTCGGTTTCTTTTTCGATCAAATTGTTGTATTCCTGAGCCGTTAATTCTCCTTTTTTGAATCTTGCTCTCCAGCTTCTCACTTCGGCTGTTTGAGGGAAAGAACCAATTGTTGTGGTTGGGAATAATGGCAGTTTTAGAGCTTCAATCTGACTTTTTCTTCTTGACGCAAAAGTGCTTTTTCGTTGATCATCAGCAGCTGTAATTCCGGCAACACGTGCTTTAACTTCGTTATTATGAATTAGCTTTGACGTTTTGCGATTCTCGTTTGCCAAAACATTTTCTTTGTAATCATCAGAGTTTTCAGTGCTTGATTCATTGGAAGCAAATTGTTTTAAAAGAACAATTTCATTAATTTTTTGTTTGGCAAAAGCAAGCCATTGTTTGATTTCTGGAGTAAGTGTCTGATCGTTTGTCTCCAAATCTAAATCGCAAGGACTGTGGATTAATGAGCAAGAAGGCGCAATAAAAATTCGGTCAGCTCCTAATGCGTCTGTAGCTTTTTTGATTACCTCTAAAGATTTTTTGAAGTCATTTTTCCAGATATTTCTTCCGTCAACAACTCCAAGAGAAAGATTTACGTTTGAAGCTAATTTGCCTGATTCTAAAATATCGTCAAGCTGTAGAGGACAGCGAACTAAATCTAAATGGAAAGTATCAACAGGAAGCGCTAAAGCTGTTTCCAGATTTTCTCCAAAACAGTCAAAATAGTTGGCCAAAACAATTTTAAGTTGTGGAAAACGTTTGTTGATTTCGTTATACACTTTCGTGAAAACGCCTCTTTCTTTATCAGATAAATTTAAAGCTAAGAAAGGTTCGTCTAATTGAATGTATTCGGCATTTTCTGCTTGCAGTTTCTCTAAAATCTCAAAATAGACTGGCAATAAAGCATCGATAAGATCAATTCTGTTAAAACCTTCTTCTTTTTCTTTTCCTAATAAAAGATAAGAAACTGGTCCGATTAGAACCGGTTTTGTTTTGATTCCTAACGAATTTGCTTCTTTAAATTCATTGATTATTTTTTCAGAAAACAATTCAAACTTTTGATTCTTTGTGAATTCAGGAACAATGTAATGATAGTTGGTGTCAAACCATTTTGTCATTTCCATGGCTACAACATCTTGTCCG
This genomic interval carries:
- a CDS encoding outer membrane beta-barrel protein; translated protein: MKKMLVMAALAICSFANAQKGTVLVGGNISYSSETRDFGNAERKSNEFAFSPKVGYQFHENWTVGGEFTVASSKDDQGVNEYKTNSSKFGAFVRYTMPLSQTFSVFADLGAGFQNQTEKDYVGSNYTKYKADGMYIGVTPALFINMKNGFGLNFSIGGLGYETLNYDNNGPDVSRFNFNFGKTASIGISKNF
- a CDS encoding porin family protein → MKKMLLILALAMVSFANAQKGTVLVGGDISYNSEKIERAVAPTKTDAFAFSPKVGYQFHENWTVGGEFSLASSKSTIGEGEGKYTAYKAGAFVRYTMPLNETFSVFADLGIGYQNQKDKNYENGSLVSKNDGNGIYTGVTPALFINMKKGFGLNFSIGGLGYETLNYDISGNDVDYSKFFVNFGKTVSIGISKNF
- the metE gene encoding 5-methyltetrahydropteroyltriglutamate--homocysteine S-methyltransferase; the encoded protein is MKTNNLGYPRIGSNRELKKASELYWAGKISAEELIDAGKEIRLKNWKLQAEAGVDLIPSNDFSFYDQVLDLTLTLGAIPARYHQLAKSNSSLDLYFAMARGSQKDGQDVVAMEMTKWFDTNYHYIVPEFTKNQKFELFSEKIINEFKEANSLGIKTKPVLIGPVSYLLLGKEKEEGFNRIDLIDALLPVYFEILEKLQAENAEYIQLDEPFLALNLSDKERGVFTKVYNEINKRFPQLKIVLANYFDCFGENLETALALPVDTFHLDLVRCPLQLDDILESGKLASNVNLSLGVVDGRNIWKNDFKKSLEVIKKATDALGADRIFIAPSCSLIHSPCDLDLETNDQTLTPEIKQWLAFAKQKINEIVLLKQFASNESSTENSDDYKENVLANENRKTSKLIHNNEVKARVAGITAADDQRKSTFASRRKSQIEALKLPLFPTTTIGSFPQTAEVRSWRARFKKGELTAQEYNNLIEKETEATIRFQEETGIDVLVHGEFERNDMVEYFGEQLSGFTFTKNGWVQSYGSRCVKPPVIYGDVSRPNPMTVKWSQYAQSLTPKWVKGMLTGPVTILQWSFVRNDQPRSETCTQIALAIRDEVVDLEKAGIKIIQIDEPAIREGLPLRKEEWAKYLDWAVRAFRISASGVNDDTQIHTHMCYSEFNDIIQNIADMDADVITIECSRSQMELLDAFADFKYPNEIGPGVYDIHSPRVPSSAEMVRLLEKASAVIPVDQLWVNPDCGLKTRHWDETKKALIEMVAAAQEMRTAVENPVT